One Arachis hypogaea cultivar Tifrunner chromosome 2, arahy.Tifrunner.gnm2.J5K5, whole genome shotgun sequence genomic window, GTTTTAACTCCAAATAAACTAAGGATAAGACATTAAGAAAAGTCCTTAAAGACGGGTACCGCGTGAAGCCATTGTCTAAACACTAATAATTTCCACAAAGACTAGTTTCCATTGGTCACACTTCAGATTTTTTGAATACTTTGTTTCATCcttcaaagaagaagataaaaatgaaGTCAACTGCAAAGTCAGCTATGCACTCCACTGCATACAATTATTGCTGAATACCTTTACCTTGCAGCATTATTGCAATATTGCTCTCTCTTCCTTACATTCTCAAAATCCAATCACTCACTCATTCATTTCCTGTTCTTCTGATCATCATACCATGGCTGAAGCACTTCTTTCTGGTTTCATCAACGTTGTTCTTGAGAGGCTCATTTCACGTGAGTTTGTCAACTTGGTGGTGGGCAAGAAGCTGGACCGGAAGTTGGTTGACAGGCTCAAGACTGCTATCTTGGCTGCTAAAGCTCTGGCTGCTGATGCTGAGCAGAAGCAGTTTGGAAACGAACTCGTCAGGGAATGGCTTCATAATCTCAAGGATGCTCTCTACACTGCTGATGACTTGCTGGACCGCGTCTTCATCAAAGCTCAAATTCGCAGCAAGGTACGCACTCGGCTTCCTCACTTCCTTGATTTGTCCGGCAGGAAGATGGTGACCAAGATAGAAGAGGTGGTTGAAAGAATAGTagatcttgagagatgcaaagATACCCTTGGTCTGAGAGAGATTCCAACGGGAAGCTCTTCATGGAGACCTCCATCCACTTCTCTTGTAAAGGGGAATGTGTTCGGCAGGGATGGTGACCAACAGGCACTAATCAAGATGCTCAATGACAACAATCATCATAACTTGTCCGTCATCTCTATTGTTGGTATGGGCGGTGTTGGTAAAACTACTTTAGCACAATGCCTCTACAACAATAAGGATTTGATGGACGGGGTTGATCTGAGCATGGATTTGTGTTTCTGAAAATTTTGATGTTGTTGAGACTACAAAGAATGTTATAAAGGGGATCTCTTTAGGTGTTTGTAGTCTTGACAGCTTTGATTTACTTCAACAATATTTGAAGGAAAAACTGTCAGAAAAGAAGTTCTTCATTGTTTTGGACGATGTTTGGAGTGAAGACGTTGACAAGTGGAATAGTTTTATCGTCCCTTTTCAACATGGGAGAAAGGGAAGCACTATTCTTCTCACTACCCGGAAGGAAAATGTTGGTCCAACAGTTCAAAATTTTAGCTCTTACTCTCTCAAGGGACTGTCAAATGATTATTGTTGGTCTATTTTTGCGTACAATGCATCCTTTCCTGAATCAAATGGGAGCTCAGAACTGGAAGGAATAGGTAGAAATATTGTTGAGAGGTGTGATGGCTTGCCATTAGCTGCAGAAACACTTGGACGTTTGTTGCGCTCAGAGCATCGTGTTGAAGAATGGAATAAGATACTATTCAGTGACATTTGGGAATTTCCTGCGGCAAATTGTAAGATTGTTCCTGCATTGTTAATAAGTTACTATCATCTGCCTGCTCATTTAAAACACTGCTTTGTTTATTGTTCATTGTATCCCAAAGATCATAAACTTGATAAAGATGAATTAATCTTGCTGTGGATGGCTCAAGATCTTTTACGACCACCAAAAAAGGGAGAGACTTTAGAAGAAGTTGGTTGTGAGTGTTTTGATCACTTGGCTTCAAGACTATTTTTTAagcaagttgagaatgatgatgagaagTACTttgtgatgcatgatctcatgcatGACTTGGCAACTTTTCTTGCTGGAGATCTTTATTGTAGATTCTCAGACGAACTTGGTGAAAAGGAAGAGATGAGTATTTTAACTCATCATTTGTCATATGATGATTCAATCCTTGAGAAAACATGCTCCTctagtaaaataaaatctttGAGGACATTATTGTATATCAATCAAGGAGCTTGTACCTGGGAAGATTGCGCAACATTACCATGTTACATATTGTCAAAGAATATATACTTGAGAGTTTTGTCCTTTGATGGACTTAACAAATTTCCTGATTCAATATATAAATTGATCCAATTACGCTATTTGGATCTTTCTTGGAGTCAGATTTTAGTATTGCCGCAGTCATTATGCAATTTGTGCAATCTACAAACTTTAAAGTTAAAAGGTTGTACTTTCCTAACTATATTGCCTAGTAGCCTAGGTGAATTGATCCACCTGCGCTATTTGGATCTTTCTGGAAGTCACGTTGAGACATTGCCC contains:
- the LOC140180915 gene encoding putative disease resistance RPP13-like protein 1; protein product: MAEALLSGFINVVLERLISREFVNLVVGKKLDRKLVDRLKTAILAAKALAADAEQKQFGNELVREWLHNLKDALYTADDLLDRVFIKAQIRSKVRTRLPHFLDLSGRKMVTKIEEVVERIVDLERCKDTLGLREIPTGSSSWRPPSTSLVKGNVFGRDGDQQALIKMLNDNNHHNLSVISIVGMGGVGKTTLAQCLYNNKDLMDGVDLSMDLCF